From the Aspergillus puulaauensis MK2 DNA, chromosome 1, nearly complete sequence genome, the window TCAAACGAGTAAAGCCGCTCGGCGCCTTTGCGGTTCTGGATGAAGGAGAGACGGACTGGAAAGTTGTGGCGATTGATGTGAATGATCCGCTGGCCCCGAAACTATCTGATATCCAAGATGTGGAGGATTCGTTCCCGGGATATCTTGATTCGCTGAAGACTTGGTATCGCGTGTACAAGGTTCCGGATGGGAAGCCGGAGAACGATATTGCTCTTGGGGGGAAGGTAGAGGGCAGTAAGTATGttatcttctttttttcctaCGCAAGTTATCTTCTCTATCAGAGTGTCTAACTGGTGTAGATTTGCGTTCGACCTGATAGAGCGCTGCCGCGCTGAATGGGAGAAGTTCCGGAAGGGTTATCCTGGTTGAAACTATCATTATGGATATCTTGTATTGGCAGTCATGATACAATGGCAGATAGTCCTGTCGGACCGGGCGAACCGTATACGACTCTCCGGTCTATCTTTCAGGCTTTGAGATATAACAATGTCAAGCGGAAATGGACTCCATTAATATTGCCACTACGGATCGCGCGTTCCAGTATAATAAGCCAGATCACTATGATATCAACATTCAAAGCAAACGATATAAATCCCGTCCAGGGAAGCTGCAGGCCTATATTGGGCATATGATCAAAAGATATAATACCAACATGGAAAAGAACCGCCATTTCCATCTTCCTAATagagggcgagggctccTCACACGCCTAGACCAATTCAGATTCAAAGAGGACTACCGCAGCAGACTCCCAGACAGCATCTCGCGCTTCACAGGATACCGTCCACCAGGGGCAAGCCCACCATATGCCCCTCTCCCCTTCCCCCCCTTTATCTGGCTCACCAAGATCCCACTGAAATACGAAATCTGGCTCTTCGCCTGGATCGGCGCATTCGGCGGGATCCTCCTAATCGAAGCCATCATGTCCACAAGCACAGCGTTCCGAGACATCTACAACACGCCGACAATTGTAACCTCCTTTGGTGCATCCgcggtcctcctcttcggggTTATTGAATCGCCCGTTGCGCAGCCCAGAAACTTTGTTTTCGGCCATTTCTTGTCTGCGCTTGTGGGGACTTGTATCACGCGCTTGTTTGTGCTGAATTCCCAGTATCAGGGGTATCTGGTGAACAAGCATTTTCATCCTTCGACGTTCGTTAATGGTGGACTGTCTATGGCGACTTCGTTGCTTGTTATGTTGGTTACCGGGTGTGCGCATCCACCGTAAGCTCTTCCCACTTTCCCAGCCATCAATTTTGAATAATCGAGTGTTAATATTAATATGGCAGGTCTGGCGCAACAGGCCTAAACGCCGCAGTGCAGTCAGATATAGTGTCTCTCTCTTGGAGATACCTACCGACAGTTCTCGCCTCATCTCTTATTATGCTCGGGTGGGCTCTTATCATCAATAACCTAGGGCGCAGGCGCTACCCACTGCACTGGTGGGCTGCTGGGGTGACGTTTGTCCGGAGCCCGGATGATGAGAACCACCAGGCGATGCggcaggatgaggaggctcAGGCTGTAGAGGAAGAGCGCGAGGAGCATGAAGAGGGGAGTCTCGCGGTCGAAAGTGACGTTGGTAATGCGAGTTTTGAGCCTTCTTTTACTCGTCAGCCTAGGAGCCTTTCGTAGCTCTGAAGGCAGTGGATTGTCAAAGTATTAGAAAACTCAGaaattttagatataaaagGCACGAGACGTGTTTTCTAGCTTATTCGGCGTTGGTCCATAGTGGTTCTGTGTATTTAGGGCTTGTTACACCTAATCATCGAATCTACGCTGGAGGTTGGAATGACCCCATATTAATACCATTGTTAAACATTTATTGAATATGACCATGTCTCGTGGGTTTCCCCAGACAATGAACAGAAAACCAGGCCTTTGCCGCCTTGAAATAGAACGCAACTGGCAATTCAGGTGCATAGCTACCGCGCTGACTGCCAATATACACCCCGCGCGGTCCCCTCAAGTAGTAGAATGTCTTGCGACACAGCGGACAGCTTGCATCCTCTTCACACAGCCACAAATCAATGCAAGAAAGGTGGAAGATATGGCTGCAAGGAAGTCGACGGTATGAAGCCTCGGGCCCCAGCTTCTCCCAGCAGAGGACGCAGTTATCAGGCAGATTCCCGGGATCTGAAAGGTCTTCAGAATggcatttcttttttttattagtatatacttgGCATCC encodes:
- a CDS encoding HPP family protein (COG:T;~EggNog:ENOG410PRA1;~InterPro:IPR007065;~PFAM:PF04982;~TransMembrane:5 (o72-91i103-121o133-151i172-193o213-231i)), translated to MEKNRHFHLPNRGRGLLTRLDQFRFKEDYRSRLPDSISRFTGYRPPGASPPYAPLPFPPFIWLTKIPLKYEIWLFAWIGAFGGILLIEAIMSTSTAFRDIYNTPTIVTSFGASAVLLFGVIESPVAQPRNFVFGHFLSALVGTCITRLFVLNSQYQGYLVNKHFHPSTFVNGGLSMATSLLVMLVTGCAHPPSGATGLNAAVQSDIVSLSWRYLPTVLASSLIMLGWALIINNLGRRRYPLHWWAAGVTFVRSPDDENHQAMRQDEEAQAVEEEREEHEEGSLAVESDVGNASFEPSFTRQPRSLS
- a CDS encoding RING finger protein (COG:O;~EggNog:ENOG410Q5DC;~InterPro:IPR001841,IPR013083;~PFAM:PF17123,PF14634,PF13639) translates to MAGYYIHVPPPEERGGLTVNELFASGMPCYFGSRDLTSNPGNLPDNCVLCWEKLGPEASYRRLPCSHIFHLSCIDLWLCEEDASCPLCRKTFYYLRGPRGVYIGSQRGSYAPELPVAFYFKAAKAWFSVHCLGKPTRHGHIQ